Part of the Deltaproteobacteria bacterium genome is shown below.
TTCATGACGCTCTGTTTAGGGCCCATTTTGTAGAAGAACAAAACATAAGCCAGGTCAAGACGGTCTTGGCCATTGCGACTGCCTGCGGATTGGATGCCCCCGGATTGGAAACGTCGCTGCAAACACGCAAATATTTCCGTGAACTTGATGATTGCGGGAATGAGGCCCGCCAAAAAGGGATCAACAGCGTGCCCACCTTCATTGTTAATGGACGACATCGACTGGTAGGAACACAGCCCCTGGAAGGCTTCCGAGAATTTCTACAGAAAATCAACGGATGAAGTGCGACAGCGACAGCAGGGCAAGCTTTCGCAAAGACTTTTCATAAATACATGACTTATCCGATTCTGAAGGGTGAAACAATGGAATTCAATCTGAAGATTGCCGGTGAAGCGGGGCATGGTCTCTTGACCATTGAACTGGGAATTACGGAGATATTGGCCCGCACAGGATATCACTTTTTCGCGACCAAAAATTACATGTCCCGTATCCGGGGGGGACATAATTTCCACATGATCCGGATAGCCGACGAGGCTGTACACGCTCTCAGGGGTGACCTCTGGGATATGCTCCTGGCCTTTGACGAGGAATCCGAGCGACGACACCGTGACACGTTAAACCCCGACGGTATCCTGGTTGGACGACAGGATATGCAGGAGTTGAAGCAGACGCTCCAGGGCAAAGTCTCTGAACCGATGGCCGTCAACACCGCCCTCATTGGAATGGTTCTGGCCGCCATAGGTTTCGAGCCGGAGTTTCTCGGACAGGCCGGCCTCCAGAAGAATCGCCAGGCCATGATTGAAGAGGGTTTCCGTCTGGCCGAAAAGAAAGGGTTTC
Proteins encoded:
- a CDS encoding thioredoxin domain-containing protein translates to MIGQEIPLGIEWWPFEVHPETPPDGRLLTDMFPGTIFEKFYRKLARQSGVPDLPFGRAERLDNSGMALASFLFARETAPATVVDRFHDALFRAHFVEEQNISQVKTVLAIATACGLDAPGLETSLQTRKYFRELDDCGNEARQKGINSVPTFIVNGRHRLVGTQPLEGFREFLQKING